GAGCCTCCTTGCGGTCGAGATAGTCATCGACATTCAGGTTCTTAACCTCGCAAGCAAACTTTGTCTTGAAGTTGGTGGTATCGAAACTTGTAATAGGAGCTGCACCGCTAACACCTGCAAGAAGGTTCTTCCACGTCTCCTGTGGAGTGTTACCCAATGGTGTAACGGCACCCAGTCCTGTTACTACTACTCTTTTTAATTCCATAATTTAGTGAAAAAAGAAAAATGAGAATTGAGAACAATGATTAGACCATGTTTAAGAAAAGTCTATTCATAATAAAAATTGAGAATTATGATTGTCACGAACACTACAAGGAGCCCCGAAACTAATCATAATTCTCAATTGTCAATTCTCAATTATCAATTGAAAAATTACTTCGAGTTCTCCTCAATATAGGCAATAGCGTCGGCAACAGTGCCAATCTTCTCAGCCTTGTCATCGGGGATGCTGATTCCAAACTCCTTCTCAAACTCCATGATGAGCTCTACAGTATCCAGAGAGTCTGCACCAAGATCATTTGTGAAGCTAGACTCGGGCTTTACAACAGCCTCGTCAACACCCAGTTTGTCTACGATGATTGCCTTTACTTTGCTTTCAATTTCTGACATGATTTTTTCTCTTTAAAATGTTAATACTTAATTTCTTATCTTAAAAAACGGTGCAAAGTAACACATTTTCTTTGACTTACGCAAATTTTTACCAAAAAAACTGCTGCCTCTTTGCACACCCCACCCTCATGTGTGCAGGTTTTCAGCACTTTTTCTTGTATTTTTTACACTTACAGTTACAAATAATGTCTTTTAAGAGAAAGAATCACTTCATGGAAGAGCATGAGGTAACGAGGTGGCTGATGGTGGAATGAAGTTTATCTTTCCATCCTTGCCGTAGCTCATTGGCTCAGCAATAATGCTACGGCTGTAGCTTCCGCCATCGGGTAAACCACCGTTGTGAGAGAAGAACAGCCACTGACCCTTAAACTCAACGATAGCGGGGTGCGTGGTGTTTGAGTTGCCCGCAATCTCGCTGATAATGCCCATAGGAGTGTAGGGGCCACCTATATTATCTGCTACGGCATAGGCTATTTTCTCGGGCCATTCAGAGGCGTAGGTTAGGTAGTATTTACCGTTCTTGCCTTGCAAGCGGTCTTCGACCGAGCGATATTTATGCATCCACGGCGCCTCAGTGAAGCGAGGAACGTCAATCTGGTGAATGTCACCATCAATCTCAATCATGTTATCCTTCAACTTGGCATAGTAGCACTCTTTATTTCCCCAAATAATATAAGATGTTCCGTCATCTTCTGTGAGAATGGCGGGATCTATGCACGCCCAACTATGCTTCGAGGCGAAGCAATCCTTGTTGGTGAGCAGTGGTTTTCCGAGTGCGTCCTTGTATGGGCCTGTAATCTTGTCGCTCACGGCCACGCCGATGCCACACCAGTTAGTCGAGACATACCAATAATACTTACCATCCTTGCCTTTGGCCACATGTCCGGCGTAGGCTTGTTTGCTGCTAGCCCACTTGAAGTCCTCGATGCGCAAGGGTGAGGGATGTTCCGTCCAGTGCTTCATATCGGTGGTCGAATAGAGCAGCCAGTCCTTCATCACGTAGCCCGACTGGTTGCCAGCAGCGTCGTGTCCGGCAAAGAGCCACAGTGTGTCGCCCTCTACTATCACGGCTGGGTCGGCGGTGTGCTTGTCACGGATGATGGGATTGCCGTTGCTCTCGAATTTGTGAGTCAGCACATAGCCCCATTTCTGTTGCAGACGATCCAACTCGTCGGCTGTCACCGCCATCACCGTACCGTGACGGGGGAAGAAGTCCTTGCGGAACGACTCCGGCTCCTTGGTAAACGTCTTCAGGTCCTTCGACCGCTGAAATTCGTAGCGGCCTGAGCTGTACAAATCGTACATCAGAATATATTCACTCCCACACTTAAACACCCCGCTTCCTTCCACATGCGTCCTCGTGCCTGCGTATGCATCCAAATACTTGAAGTCCTCCTTATATGGTCCTGTCAACTTCTTAGACGTTGCCTGCTGGATACCGTTCTTGATTTCCTTACCGTTTTCGTCCTTTGTGTTGCCCTTATAGAAAAGGTGATACACACCGTCCTTGTAGATAATATCGTTGTCTATCGAACCGTACTTCGCAGCAAACAGCACCTTCGGCTCGCTCTCGAAAGCCGTAAACTCCTTGTTGGCGTAGGCATAGTAGGTGATGAGCGTCTTACGGTCATTGCGCTGCAGTGTAAAGTATATCATGTATTTTTTCGCCTTACGGTCGTAGATGGTCTGCGGAGCCCACACCCAATAGGCATCGCTGAAGTTCTTGCTCCAGTCCTTTGCGAGGTTGATCTTCGCATGCGTCCAGTTTACGAGGTCTTTCGACTTCAGCAGCACAATGCCGGGATTGGAGCCCCAGCCCTGCTTCGGGTCAAACACGTGCATATCCGTTGCCACGATATAGTAGCAGCCGTCTTCTCCCCTTAGGATGTGCGGGTCACGTATGCCACCGCTCTCGCTGATGCTGTCGCTGGCTATGATTGGTCTGTTGCCATTCAGCGCATACCAGTTCTGGGCATCCTCGCTCACTGCAAAGCGCAACTGCTCCATCAGGTTCGTATCACCACTACCCTCGAAGTAGGCGAAAAGGTAGCCAGACATTTCTTGTGCTGAAGCCTGTAAGCCCATGACCAACAGGAATAGGATTGTCAGTTTTTTCATCATATTTTCGTTTTGGTTTTCGTTATCGTTTCTTGCTTAGTCCCTCTACAAATGTATTGAAGGAATGGGGGGCGAGGCTAACGTTGAGATATTTCTTGCCGAGCTGGATGCTGAGGGACTTCGCCTCATTGTTGGTATTGCCGCAGATGACAACACGCTTGCCGTCGGGACGCTTGAATACGATGGACTGAATGCCGTCTTTTATCGGGTAGAAGGCGATAAGCGTGCTGCCTGGCTCAACGAAATGGGAGAAATGTTTGTAGGCATAGTACTCAGGAGTGTATCGATAGGTACGGTTAGCCGAGCGTACTTGCACAAGGGCGTTCTGCTTCCAGCCCCATGCGCTGCGGCCCTGATCGCAAAGTATGAAGTTCCAGTTATAGTACTCGTCACAGCCACGACCGATATACTCGTGTAGCAGGTAGAAGGTGTGCTCACCGGCACGCCAGTCCATCTGTCCGTTGCCACACTCGCTCTCGCTGCTAATCATGTGCAGGTCGGGATGATGTTCGCGCATAAAGTCAAGATTCTCGCGACCTTCCCACTGGAAACCAAGTCCCGAAATGAGTGGAGAGTGGAGAGTGGAGAGTGGAGAGTGGGCTGGCGCAGTGAGTGCGCTGACAATTTTTTCTACGTAGTCCTGACGGTTCGTATTGAATGTACCTACATAGAGCTTCACCTCGGGATGCTTCTCTTTCAGCGTGGGTGCCAGATATTCCTTGTTAAACTTGATTGTTCCCTCCGCCGTCCATGCACAGCCAGGATATGGCGTATAGCTGTAGGCCTCGTTCTGATACATCACCATGTCGATGGGTATATTCTCCTCAGCATAGAGGTCGATGAACTTACAGAACATGTTCGCGTAAGCCTGCAGGTAGCGCGGGTCTTGGATGAAGTAGTTCTGAGTGGCCAACTTCTTGGGGAACAGACGTCCGCGCTGTCCATTGGCAAATTTCATCTCGTCAGGATCAACGACGGACTCTTGGTTTCCACTCCCCTCGCCCTTCGGGGAGGGGCTGGGGGTGAGGCTAAAGAGCAGGTAATCTTTTTCCTTCGGCTGCGTGTTAAACGGTGAGCTGGCCACACAGTAGTCCTGATTAATCTTCATCCACGAGGGCGGACTCCACGGCGACACCCAGAAGGTCATCTTGGGTTGCCACTTTTGTGCCATCTTGATGAGTTGTATGACGTTCTCCTTATCGTGCTCGATGTTGAAGTACTTCAGTTGGAAGTCGCCTGCCACCGTGTCACACGAGTACCACGCACGGCTGTAGTCATTAGCGTTCATCGTCAAGCGTCCGCGAGTGAAACGCAGGTCACCGTCAGGCGCAAAGATGTCGTGCATTATCTTTTCCTGCTCCTCCTTCGTCAAAAGGCGGATGGCATCGAGGTCGAGCTCATTGAAGCAGGTGCCCCAAGCACGGAACTGACGTTCCGAGTTGAGAGTTGAGAGTGAAGAGTGAAGAATAGGCTGCGCCTTGGCCTTCGTCGAGAGCGAAGCCTTGCCTTTCGTCTGCCACGGTGCCTGCTCTGTAGTGGTGTACTGTGTGAACGTCTGTGCCATCGCATGGGTGGCAACCAGACTGAGGATGCATAATACTTTTCTCATCTTTGAGATGTGCTTTTATAGAATAACGTATTTCTTGCCGTTTTTGATATAAATGCCACGCATTTTTGTTACATCAACCTTGCGACCTTGCAGGTCATAGACCGCTCCCTCGCCCTTGGAGAAGGTTGGGGTGATGTTTTCAATGCCACTTGGAACTTCACCATTGATGCTGATTGCCACAGCATTCTTAAGACCATTTGAAGGCTTTATAGGATTCACAACAATGTAAGAGATATCCTTGACAGCCGTCTGACCGCTAAGTGTCAGGGTGCAGAGCTTTTCGTCCTGAGTGAGGATGAAGTTATCGGCTGCAACCTCAGTGTTATCCATCAGTACAACCTTCTGAAGGGTGGCACCAGTGCAGTTGTTATAGTGGATGGTAACAGCTCCTGCTGCTTCTCCAGCGAGAGAAGTGACTGTGAAGCGAGCTGCGGTGCTGTCGGGCAGATAGTAGCCAAGATGAGGTGGCTGATTGTAACCGCTGTTCTGCCACGTGATGCCGAGACGATATACATGGTCGGTCATCAGACACGGCACGCGGGCAGCGGTCTCGTGAGCGGTAGAGAAGATATTGAGCGTCTGCTTGTCCTCGTTGTTGAAGACGATGATCTCCTCGCGCCAGTCGCCGAAGATGTCAGCCTGCAGACAGGGTGAGTTCTTCGTGCCGTTGCAGGTCACGCTGTATCCGAGCTCGTAGAGGTTCCTGCCATCGACACCTATTCGTCCTTGGTTATATTTCACCAGATAGGGCTGGTTGTGGTAATTGCCGATGCCATTGAAAATCTCCTCGTAGATGTCGCCGTCCCAGTAGATGCGGAAGTTCTGTTCGGGGGCGCCGCCAACGACACTGCCCGTAGTAGCGTTGTAGAGGCTGCCGTTGCCGAAGCAACTGAACTCCTGACCGCGCTCTTCGGTGAAGTCGGCAGCAATGCCGCGGGCCGTATCACCATCGCCTGTCATGTGGATGAGCAGTTCACCTGTGGCAGCATCACAGACGTGCATGCCGAAAGGCGGGTCTTCATGAATCTGGAACACCTCCAGTCCGGGACGGTCGGGCATAAGGTCGGACACATGGAGGGCATCGCCGTGACAGAGGCCTGTGCTCCAGAGCAGGTTGCCGTCGTGGTCGATGGCTGCCGAGCCATAGATGACTTCGTCCATGCCGTCGCCATCAACGTCGGCACAACTCAGATTGTGGTTGCCTTGGGCATAGGCAGTGGTGAAGTTAGTGTTTGCGTAGGTGGCGTGAGCGTAGGTACGAACGTCCTTCTCGCCATTACCCTCGGTCTTCATCGCTGTCTTCGATGAGATGCTGGCGTGACGCCAACGTGTAGAAAGCTTCGAGCCGTCGAAATCCACCGCCCAGAGATAAGAGCGTGTGTAGTAGCCGCGACACATCACGGCACTGGCATGTGTGGGATTCTGAGCATCGAGATGAGCCACGGTAGCGAGATAACGCTCCGAGCGGTTACCGTAGTCATCACCCCACAGGTCGGTACGCAGTTCAGGAGCACCACCCACGAAGCAACCGCGGTTGGGATTGTAATAAACGGTGTGGATGGCGTGACCGTCCTGTCCGCTGAACACGGTAAGGAACTCGGGACCGTACATCACCTGTCCGCCGCCGTTCAGGTATTCCTTCTCGTTGTCGGTGGCCTTGATGACAGCCTCATCAGCAGCCTCGGTGATATAATTGCCTGCGCCGTCCTTGGTGCCAGGGCCAGTCTTCACGATGAACTCTGCCTTGCCATCGCCGTCGAAGTCATAGAACAGGAAAGGCACGTAGTGAGGACCCGAACGGATGTTATGTCCCATATCGATGCGCCACAGCTTCTGCGCAGTCATCTTGCCGTCGGTCTCCAGAATCTTGTAGCAGTCGAAGATGGTGGGACCGGTGAAGCCGCCCTGCGAGTTGTCGGCAGGGTTAGAAGGCTCCCACTTCACCACAATCTCATATCTGCCGTCGCCATCAACGTCGGCCACTGAGCAGTCGTTGGGTGAGTAAGTGTAGTCAGAGTCGTGGAACGTACCGCCAGCAGGACGGTCGAGCTTCAGCGTGTTGTAGATTCCCTGCCAAGGCGTTATGGCATCGGTAGTGCTTACCTTCTCACCGTTTCGCTTTGTCACGATGCTGTACTTCGCCGTATTCGACCCTTTCGTATCAAGGAAGTTCGTCGAGTTGTTGATGTCTGATGCCACCACTTCTCCGTTGCGCAGCACATCGAAGGTAGTGTAGTCATCGTCGGTAGCGAGCATACGCCAGCTCACTAAGTATTTACTGCCTGAAGCTGACTGTGGAACAGCCATCACATGCCTCATAAGAACCTCACCCCAGACCCCTCTTCGAATGGCGAGGGGAGTGGTTACTTGTGCTACTGAAATGCTTGTCAATAATAAACTTATTGCGATTAGAAATACACTGCGTTTCATATCTGTTTCTTTTTATATAATGTTTCTGTTCTTGAAGGTATATACTCCCCTCTCTCTTCGGAGAGGGGTTGGGGTGAGGCTATTTCCCCAAGTATTCCAGTTTCCAGTTGTCAATCATCACCCAGTCGCGACGGATGGTGGTTGTCTTGCGCAGTCCTATGCGGAGCAGACCGTTAGTCACCTGTACCTCGATACTGTTGTCCTTGTAGTAATCCTTTGCGAAATAGACTGCCGCTGCCGACATGGTGTTGGGCACCCACCAACTGCCGAGGTTAATCTCTCCATCCACGCCCAGCTTTGAGGTTGGAGCGCCTGTGAAGATACTCTGCACCTTCGTGGTCGTGGCCTTACTGTTGGTGGTGACGTAAAGCTCAGCGTTCAGAGGCTCGTTGCCGCTCTGTTTCGCTTCGTAGGCAGGACCCTCGAGACCAGCGCGATAGAATCCCTGCAGACTCAGACGGTAGATGCCGTCGGGCAGTCCCTGAAGATATTGATAGGTGTCGAAGTTAGTATTGAAGAACTCTGCATTCTGCAGGTTACTGTTGGCATCGATGCCTGGTTGCACATTGCCCTTCCAGCCCTCGTTGTCGTTGTTCTCATAACGAGGATTGGTGATGAACTTGTCGGTCACGTCAATAGGATTCTCTCTTGAAGCTTTGGAAAGCTCGTCCTCCAACAGTTTGGCAGTGATGCTGGCAATGGCAGTCTGTATATCTGCCAATGTGCTGGCGGTATTGTTATAGACAGCCTCTTCCTCGACCACATCCATGCCAGCATCCTTTGCCTCGTCGATGAGTTCCTTCAACTGTAGCGCAGCCTTGTAGGTGGCCATGTCAGTGAGATACTGGTTGTATGCACTGGGAGTAGCCACGGTCCAATCAGTCAGATAAAGGTCCTCACCTGGTTCCTCAGCCTCCATCAACAGGGCAGCGAGGTTCGTGCGATATTCGCCCCCAAACAGGTCGAGACCCATCATCGCACTGGGATAGTTCTCTTGGTTGTAGGTCTTGTTCGGTGCAGCTATCATCAGCTTGAAGGTGCTGTTGCCGTTGTCAACTACTTTCCACCAGCACTCAGTAGCACTCTCGGCGTCAACAAACATCGCGCCATTCGTGGTTACGAACAGTGTGCGCCAAGCGCTCTTGGCATTCGAGTAGTTGGTGAGCTTATATACTTCTCCGCTCTGCACAAATTTGCACTTCAGTCCCTCTTCGCCCACACTGGCCTGTGTTCCGTAGGAATTGCCCTCGGTATAGAAGCGCTGGGCATTGACATTATAAAGGTAGCACTCCTGACCGGCAACGAATTCCGATGTGACGAGCTGCGGACGCTGCCATACGCCATCGTCAGCGGTCGCGTCGAAGTTCAGGTTCAGTGATGAGACATTTGTTTCCAATTGGAAATAACTGCGGAAAGCATCAACGGTCACGTTGCCAGACACCTTCTTCAGTTTGTTGCCGTTAAGCACATAGCTTCCCTGAGGAGCTGTGACAGCGATATAGCTGCCTGCCTTCACATTGCCGTTGCCTGTCAGTGCTGTCACGTCAGCGGTGCCACGATAGATATAGGTCTTGCCTGCCTCAGGTTTCTTCACCTCTTTCAGGTTGAGTGTCGTTCCATTGATGCTCTTCGGCTCATAGAACGTGCCGTTGGTAGCACCGGTAATGGCGAATGGCAGACAAAACACATCAGGCGTTCCTGCTTCTATGGTACGATAGTAAGTAGCTTTTGTAGCGATGAAATCGGCAGAAGCAGTAAAGTCAAAGCCATCCCACAGAACAAAGTTGGCCACCGCTCCGCTCACGAGCAGGTTGTTCAGTTTTTCTTCAGCTACGGTCTTGATGTTGCCATTGGCAGTGAACAGGCTGTTAGGATTATCCGTAGTGAGGTCACAGCACACAGCATGATTCTGTGCATCCACACCGTCGTTGTAATCAACGGCATACTGGTTTGTACCGTCGCTCATATAATAAAGGTGTACGTCGGCAATGCCTTTCCAGTCGGCTCCGTTCAGGTCGAACTCGATTGTGAGGTTGCCATCCTCTGCCAAAGTGCCAGTAGCCGTGAGCCACTGCCATCCCAAGGCTTTGTCGGCATTACTGAAACCGCCCGCCGTGCTGTATGGCATCATCACACCATTTGAGTTGAGAGCGGAGAATTGAGAGTTGAGAGTTGTTCCGCAGTTCGTCACAACCTCACCCTCATTATTTGCAATGATTGCTTGAGCAGTTGTTCCGCTTGCGCCACGCACCACAGCCACCACCTTATAGGTGCCGGCAGGCATGTTGTTCAGTATCTGTATCATGCGGGCATTATCGTTGGTGCTCTCATAGTCGTAGCCATTGCCGCGATAGAGCGTGCAGAGGGTGCGTGTGCCGCCGCGCCAGCCACCATCGCCTTTGGCAAATGACGGGTTCTTCACAAGACTGGTTGCATTGCCCTTGGCAGCTTTTATCGCAGTCAGGTTCTCAGCCACTACAGCAGGGTCGGCAGTTGCCTCGCCACTCATCGCCCATGCCACATAGTCGTCCTCGGTGATGAGCGCCCAACGTGCGAAGCTTGGCTTCGTGGCTGTAGCATTTGTCTCCTGCAGGTACATGGTCTTTCCAGCCACCTCGGCGCTGGTCTCAGTGAAGTCGTTGGTATAAATATAGAACAGCTTGTCGCCATCCTCTTCCAGCGTCCACTTCGTGCTGCTGTCATCGCCGTCGCTCCACAGGTACTGACCTTTATAAACACCTATCTTCAGGTATTTTCCTGCAGAGCCTGAAAGCAGGTATTTGCCAGATGTTGGCGTAACAGTGGTGAGAGCAGAAGGCACATCAGACAGCGAACGGTATTCGGTATTCAGGAACTGCTGGTTCAACACATCATAAAGATAGTACTGTCCCTCGGCAGTAGGCACGTCGCTGCGGTACTGTGCGGGAATAGCTTTCTCCATGGCTATAGCAATATAGTCGCTGGGCTTTATCAATGCCCACTTACAGTCATCCGTAGGCTGCGTGGCAGCGTTCGTACCATTTATATAGTAGATACCTGTCTGATCATTCAGAGTCTCGCTAACCGTACGGTGAATCTGATAGACGTTTGTCTCACCGCTGATGGCATCGAATGCCCACAGGTTCTCGCTCAGGCCTACCGTACCGTCAGTCCACAGGTACTGGTTGTTCCAGTAGCCGGTCTTCAAGTACATGCCATCGGGAAACATCACCGTCCATGCCGTACCATTCTTAGTCACCTTCACCTCGGCTGGTGCATTCGTCAGTCCGGGGAAGTTGTTGCTCAGACGCACCATGAACTGCTGTTGCGTCACATTGTAGAGATAGAACTCGCCCGATGCCACTTCGGAGAAATAACTCGAGGAAATTCCTACGGCCTTGGCTCCCACTACCGAAAGCAGGGCTGCAAAGATGAATGTCAGTACTCTTTTTGTCATACGTTTATAGTTTTTATGTTTTTCTCCCTGTTATTCCTCATCGTCCCAGATGCTTCCCTCTCGGGAGCCACCTTCGGTAATGTCATAATCTTCAGTATTACCATTAACGCGCAAACCTTCAGTGTTGGTACTTGCTATAGTAAGAACGGGTGCTGTCTTAATTCTTATTACCATCATTGATGGCGTAATATACTTCTTTTTCATAGTCGAATCTGTTTCTTTTTTATATTAATCGTCACCTTCACTTCACCACGACCTTTTTGCCGTTTACAATGTACAGTCCCTTTGTGGGCTGAGCCACACGACGGCCCTGTAGATCGTAGACAGCTCCCTCGCCTTCGGAGAGGGCTGGGGTGAGGTTCTTGATGCCAGTTGTTTCATCATCAAAGCCTATGGCAATGCGGGCAGAACTAACACCAGGAATTGTGAAGTAAGCGCGGAAGGGCTTCAGGCTCACGTCGCTGTTCACCTTGTAGAGAGAGCTCACACCATCTTTGATGCCGATGACATAACTGGTCTGTGTGCTGTGATCAATGGCATCAATCTTTGAGTATGTACCTGTCATGGTCACGGTTGAACCTGTGCCTACGGTAGTTGGGCTAAGGTCTTTTTTCAATGTCACACCTGTTGCAGAGAAGCTGGTGACAGCCTCTGTGGGCTTCACGATATAAGGCTTGCCTGCCACGATAGAAGAGGCATCGCTGAAATAGAGGGTTCTGCCATCGAACTCTGTAGGTTCCTTCACTGTCCAACCAGAAGGAATGGTCATATCGAAGGGAACTACGAATGTGTTCCAAACACCAGCGGTCATCGACTTCAGTACGGAAACGTTCATATTGTCAACGTCAGTTTCAGCACTATAACCTGTCACTTCGCTGATAAGTTTGTTGCTGTTCTGCCACTCTGGATAATCAGTTGCAGAAATAAGTGCCCAAGCATAGTTCGTCTTATTATCATCAGGTGCAGTCCAGCCGTTCACGCCTCTCGTTCCGATTCCATTAGAATAGAGATAACGGTCAACATCATTCAATGGACACTTGACAAAGAACAAACCAGACACACCGTGGAAAGATTCAAATGTCCAGGCAAACTCCTGAGTAGTGGCATCTGTCCACACATAGCAACCACTGTATTCTCCTGTTTTCAAGTATTTCCCGTCGCTGAACTGAATATAGAAAGAATTTGAGCCTGCAGACGTGAGTGTAAGCGGAGCAGGCGTATCCTTCAGTCCTGCGTAAGCACCGTCACCGCCACGATAAATGAAGCCACCTTTCTCAATGTTGTACAGGTAATAAGTTCCGGCTGTCGGCGTCGTTGTATAACAATATGAAGGAACTGTCGTGGTAGAAGCAAGATAACTGTAATAGTTTGCCTCTGTTATCAGAGCATATACGCCAGCATTTTCAGCGTCGTCCTTATCGCCAAGATTGCTCTCGTTTATGAGATAGTACGTGCCAGCTTCTTTCGTGCCGCTATTCTCGCTGACAGTAGAGGTCGTAGTGGCAGAAATCTTATATGTCTTGGTTCCCTCTACGTTGAAAGTCCAAGAAAGGACGTTGGTATCAGTGCCGTTTGGCCAAAGCCACATTCCTTTGTAATGGCCAATCTTCACAAAGCGGTCTGCATTGCCAGAGAACTTGTAGGTGCCGTCACCGTTGCTGGTCAGTGTAATGGCCTGTGGATTAGTCTGCAAAGCCTTGTTGTTTTCACTGATTCCAGCAGTCATCAAGAACTTGTTCTCAGTAACATTGTACAGATAGAATGTTCCTGCTGCAGGCTCCGAGTAGTAGCTTGACGGAATCACGTCGGCCTTGGCTCCCATAACGGAGAGCATTGCAATTGCAAAGAATAGAAGTACTTTCTTTTTCATTTTCGTTTTTAGTTTTAGTTGTTTTGTTATTTTTCTGGTTGCAAAAGTACTGTCATTTTCATATTTAGGCTGTCAATAATCTGCCATCAGCTGTCACAAATCTGTCAAA
This region of Prevotella sp. E13-27 genomic DNA includes:
- a CDS encoding acyl carrier protein encodes the protein MSEIESKVKAIIVDKLGVDEAVVKPESSFTNDLGADSLDTVELIMEFEKEFGISIPDDKAEKIGTVADAIAYIEENSK
- a CDS encoding family 43 glycosylhydrolase, with translation MMKKLTILFLLVMGLQASAQEMSGYLFAYFEGSGDTNLMEQLRFAVSEDAQNWYALNGNRPIIASDSISESGGIRDPHILRGEDGCYYIVATDMHVFDPKQGWGSNPGIVLLKSKDLVNWTHAKINLAKDWSKNFSDAYWVWAPQTIYDRKAKKYMIYFTLQRNDRKTLITYYAYANKEFTAFESEPKVLFAAKYGSIDNDIIYKDGVYHLFYKGNTKDENGKEIKNGIQQATSKKLTGPYKEDFKYLDAYAGTRTHVEGSGVFKCGSEYILMYDLYSSGRYEFQRSKDLKTFTKEPESFRKDFFPRHGTVMAVTADELDRLQQKWGYVLTHKFESNGNPIIRDKHTADPAVIVEGDTLWLFAGHDAAGNQSGYVMKDWLLYSTTDMKHWTEHPSPLRIEDFKWASSKQAYAGHVAKGKDGKYYWYVSTNWCGIGVAVSDKITGPYKDALGKPLLTNKDCFASKHSWACIDPAILTEDDGTSYIIWGNKECYYAKLKDNMIEIDGDIHQIDVPRFTEAPWMHKYRSVEDRLQGKNGKYYLTYASEWPEKIAYAVADNIGGPYTPMGIISEIAGNSNTTHPAIVEFKGQWLFFSHNGGLPDGGSYSRSIIAEPMSYGKDGKINFIPPSATSLPHALP
- a CDS encoding glycoside hydrolase family 30 protein, which codes for MRKVLCILSLVATHAMAQTFTQYTTTEQAPWQTKGKASLSTKAKAQPILHSSLSTLNSERQFRAWGTCFNELDLDAIRLLTKEEQEKIMHDIFAPDGDLRFTRGRLTMNANDYSRAWYSCDTVAGDFQLKYFNIEHDKENVIQLIKMAQKWQPKMTFWVSPWSPPSWMKINQDYCVASSPFNTQPKEKDYLLFSLTPSPSPKGEGSGNQESVVDPDEMKFANGQRGRLFPKKLATQNYFIQDPRYLQAYANMFCKFIDLYAEENIPIDMVMYQNEAYSYTPYPGCAWTAEGTIKFNKEYLAPTLKEKHPEVKLYVGTFNTNRQDYVEKIVSALTAPAHSPLSTLHSPLISGLGFQWEGRENLDFMREHHPDLHMISSESECGNGQMDWRAGEHTFYLLHEYIGRGCDEYYNWNFILCDQGRSAWGWKQNALVQVRSANRTYRYTPEYYAYKHFSHFVEPGSTLIAFYPIKDGIQSIVFKRPDGKRVVICGNTNNEAKSLSIQLGKKYLNVSLAPHSFNTFVEGLSKKR
- a CDS encoding rhamnogalacturonan lyase → MKRSVFLIAISLLLTSISVAQVTTPLAIRRGVWGEVLMRHVMAVPQSASGSKYLVSWRMLATDDDYTTFDVLRNGEVVASDINNSTNFLDTKGSNTAKYSIVTKRNGEKVSTTDAITPWQGIYNTLKLDRPAGGTFHDSDYTYSPNDCSVADVDGDGRYEIVVKWEPSNPADNSQGGFTGPTIFDCYKILETDGKMTAQKLWRIDMGHNIRSGPHYVPFLFYDFDGDGKAEFIVKTGPGTKDGAGNYITEAADEAVIKATDNEKEYLNGGGQVMYGPEFLTVFSGQDGHAIHTVYYNPNRGCFVGGAPELRTDLWGDDYGNRSERYLATVAHLDAQNPTHASAVMCRGYYTRSYLWAVDFDGSKLSTRWRHASISSKTAMKTEGNGEKDVRTYAHATYANTNFTTAYAQGNHNLSCADVDGDGMDEVIYGSAAIDHDGNLLWSTGLCHGDALHVSDLMPDRPGLEVFQIHEDPPFGMHVCDAATGELLIHMTGDGDTARGIAADFTEERGQEFSCFGNGSLYNATTGSVVGGAPEQNFRIYWDGDIYEEIFNGIGNYHNQPYLVKYNQGRIGVDGRNLYELGYSVTCNGTKNSPCLQADIFGDWREEIIVFNNEDKQTLNIFSTAHETAARVPCLMTDHVYRLGITWQNSGYNQPPHLGYYLPDSTAARFTVTSLAGEAAGAVTIHYNNCTGATLQKVVLMDNTEVAADNFILTQDEKLCTLTLSGQTAVKDISYIVVNPIKPSNGLKNAVAISINGEVPSGIENITPTFSKGEGAVYDLQGRKVDVTKMRGIYIKNGKKYVIL